Proteins encoded within one genomic window of Streptomyces sp. NBC_01314:
- a CDS encoding DUF3311 domain-containing protein — MSEAPEVRPQVVTPVRVVIALCLLAPFVAMLWVGSYAKTDPAFIGIPFFYWYQMAWVFISTALTATAYVLWQRDQRSRRSETPGGGAAK; from the coding sequence ATGTCAGAAGCGCCTGAAGTGAGACCACAGGTGGTGACACCCGTCAGGGTGGTCATCGCCCTGTGCCTGCTCGCCCCGTTCGTGGCAATGCTCTGGGTCGGCTCGTACGCCAAGACGGACCCGGCGTTCATCGGCATCCCCTTCTTCTACTGGTACCAGATGGCCTGGGTGTTCATCTCCACCGCGCTCACCGCGACCGCGTACGTCCTGTGGCAGCGCGACCAGCGCTCCCGCAGGTCCGAGACCCCGGGTGGAGGTGCCGCGAAGTGA
- a CDS encoding carbohydrate ABC transporter permease encodes MSGTSTIATTGSRSGRRKSKLGWNLLGLFVFVTAGFPVYWMLNTAFKPAKDAIDPDPSLLPTSITFANFGRALDIANFWGPVGRSLVVSLTVVVIGIVVGMLAALAISRFAFRGRKVVIVGILAVQMVPLVAMIIPVFLLLNDLGQYDRLSGLIITYLTFILPFTVWTLRGFIVNIPRELEEAAMVDGCSRTTAFIRVVFPLLAPGMVATSVYGFIQAWNEYLYALMLMSQQNQTATVWLGNFTTKHGTEYAPMMAGSTMMAVPIVVLFLLVQRKMAAGLTAGAVKG; translated from the coding sequence ATGAGCGGCACGAGCACGATCGCCACCACGGGAAGCCGCTCGGGGCGCCGGAAGTCGAAGCTCGGCTGGAACCTGCTCGGCCTGTTCGTCTTCGTCACCGCGGGCTTCCCCGTCTACTGGATGCTCAACACGGCCTTCAAGCCGGCCAAGGACGCGATCGACCCGGACCCCAGCCTGCTGCCGACGTCGATCACCTTCGCCAACTTCGGCCGGGCGCTGGACATCGCCAACTTCTGGGGCCCGGTCGGCCGCAGCCTCGTCGTCTCCCTCACGGTCGTCGTGATCGGCATCGTCGTCGGCATGCTGGCCGCCCTCGCCATCTCCCGCTTCGCCTTCCGCGGCCGGAAAGTGGTCATCGTCGGCATCCTGGCGGTGCAGATGGTCCCGCTGGTCGCGATGATCATCCCGGTCTTCCTGCTCCTGAACGACCTCGGTCAGTACGACCGCCTCAGCGGCCTGATCATCACCTACCTGACCTTCATCCTCCCGTTCACCGTGTGGACCCTGCGCGGCTTCATCGTCAACATCCCGCGCGAACTGGAGGAGGCGGCCATGGTCGACGGCTGCTCCCGCACCACCGCCTTCATCCGCGTGGTGTTCCCGCTGCTCGCGCCGGGCATGGTGGCGACCTCGGTCTACGGCTTCATCCAGGCGTGGAACGAGTACCTGTACGCCCTGATGCTGATGAGCCAGCAGAACCAGACCGCGACCGTCTGGCTCGGCAACTTCACCACCAAGCACGGCACCGAGTACGCCCCGATGATGGCCGGTTCCACCATGATGGCCGTGCCGATCGTCGTCCTCTTCCTCCTCGTCCAGCGCAAGATGGCCGCGGGCCTCACCGCGGGCGCCGTGAAGGGATAG
- a CDS encoding nucleoside hydrolase: MTARTPIVLDSDPGIDDAVALQYLLGTGLWDLKAYTSVGGNLPAESTYANARALSRALRIDDDIPVHRGAGRPLSRLPYREASAFHGPAGLGDETLPDSTAPHPTESSAQALLRLSREYEGELTVCATGPLTNVAVALLEDPDFARRVGRFVFMGGAAQVPGNVTPVAEFNIWADPDAAEIVLSSGIPFTMVDLDASHRWLFRPADLAALEAAGPGAALAARLMRTYMNAYSRHGGDGTCPLHDPLAVGVCGDEAFVEAAEGAVVVECASELTRGQTVFVPADARRVYYSESPALTARLRATGRVALGPGTRDFSGDFVATLPRWPAVG; this comes from the coding sequence GTGACCGCTCGCACCCCGATCGTCCTGGACAGCGACCCCGGTATCGACGACGCCGTAGCCCTGCAGTACCTCCTCGGCACCGGCCTGTGGGACCTCAAGGCGTACACCTCCGTCGGCGGCAACCTCCCCGCCGAATCGACCTACGCCAACGCCCGCGCACTGTCCCGCGCCCTCCGCATCGACGACGACATCCCGGTGCACCGAGGCGCGGGCCGCCCCCTGTCCCGGCTCCCCTACCGGGAGGCGTCCGCGTTCCACGGCCCGGCAGGCCTCGGCGACGAGACCCTCCCCGACTCGACGGCCCCGCACCCGACGGAGTCGTCCGCGCAGGCGCTGCTCCGGCTCTCCCGGGAGTACGAGGGCGAGTTGACGGTGTGTGCCACGGGCCCGCTCACGAACGTGGCCGTCGCACTGCTGGAGGACCCGGACTTCGCCCGCCGCGTCGGCAGGTTCGTGTTCATGGGCGGCGCCGCCCAGGTGCCGGGGAACGTCACCCCGGTCGCCGAGTTCAACATCTGGGCCGACCCGGACGCCGCCGAGATCGTGCTCTCCTCCGGCATCCCGTTCACCATGGTCGACCTGGACGCCTCGCACCGCTGGCTGTTCCGCCCCGCCGACCTCGCCGCACTGGAGGCAGCGGGCCCGGGCGCGGCCCTCGCCGCCCGGCTGATGCGCACGTACATGAACGCCTACAGCCGCCACGGCGGAGACGGCACCTGTCCGCTGCACGATCCGCTGGCCGTGGGGGTCTGCGGGGACGAGGCGTTCGTCGAGGCCGCCGAGGGGGCCGTCGTCGTGGAGTGCGCGAGCGAACTCACGCGCGGCCAGACCGTGTTCGTGCCGGCCGACGCCCGGCGCGTCTACTACTCCGAGTCCCCCGCCCTGACCGCCCGCCTCCGCGCCACCGGCCGCGTCGCCCTGGGGCCGGGTACCCGCGACTTCAGCGGGGACTTCGTGGCGACGCTGCCGCGGTGGCCGGCGGTGGGCTGA
- the mctP gene encoding monocarboxylate uptake permease MctP, with protein MKDGVNGVALAVFIFFFLAVTVMGFLAARWRKAENDSLDEWGLGGRSFGTWVTWFLLGGDLYTAYTFVAVPAAIYAAGAAGFFAVPYTILVYPLIFTFLPRLWSVSHKHGYVTTSDFVRGRFGSKGLSLAVALTGILATMPYIALQLVGIQAVLDVMGVGGGENTNWFIKDLPLLIAFGVLAAYTYSSGLRAPALIAFVKDTLIYIVIAVAIIYIPIKLGGFDDIFAKAGEAYSQTNPATDKPRGALVPGDANQWTYATLALGSALALFMYPHSITATLSSRSREVIRRNTTILPLYSLMLGLLALLGFMAIAAGIQVQNGQLAIPQLFETMFPDWFAGVAFAAIGIGALVPAAIMSIAAANLFTRNIYKDFIKPDATPAQETKVSKLVSLLVKVGALAFVLTMDKTVAINFQLLGGIWILQTFPALVGGLFTRWCHRWALLAGWAVGMLYGTIAAYGVASPTQKHFGGSSAEIPGIGEIGYIGLTAFVLNVVVTVVLTFVLRAFKAPEGIDETRPEDYKADAGDAGVQVELPPATAGAGH; from the coding sequence GTGAAGGACGGCGTGAACGGCGTGGCACTCGCCGTCTTCATCTTCTTCTTCCTGGCCGTCACGGTCATGGGCTTCCTGGCCGCGCGCTGGCGCAAGGCCGAGAACGACAGCCTCGACGAATGGGGCCTCGGCGGCCGGTCGTTCGGCACCTGGGTCACCTGGTTCCTGCTCGGCGGCGACCTCTACACGGCGTACACCTTCGTCGCCGTTCCCGCGGCGATCTACGCGGCGGGCGCGGCCGGCTTCTTCGCCGTGCCGTACACCATCCTCGTCTACCCGCTGATCTTCACGTTCCTGCCCCGCCTGTGGTCGGTCTCCCACAAGCACGGCTATGTGACGACCTCGGACTTCGTACGCGGCCGCTTCGGCTCGAAGGGCCTGTCGCTGGCGGTCGCCCTCACCGGCATCCTGGCAACGATGCCCTACATCGCCCTCCAACTCGTCGGCATCCAGGCCGTGCTGGACGTGATGGGCGTGGGCGGCGGTGAGAACACCAACTGGTTCATCAAGGACCTGCCGCTGCTGATCGCGTTCGGCGTCCTGGCGGCCTACACCTACTCCTCCGGCCTCCGGGCCCCCGCGCTGATCGCGTTCGTGAAGGACACCCTGATCTACATCGTCATCGCGGTGGCGATCATCTACATTCCGATCAAGCTCGGCGGCTTCGACGACATCTTCGCCAAGGCGGGCGAGGCGTACAGCCAGACCAACCCGGCGACGGACAAGCCGCGCGGTGCGCTCGTCCCCGGCGACGCCAACCAGTGGACGTACGCGACGCTGGCCCTCGGCTCGGCCCTGGCGCTCTTCATGTACCCGCACTCGATCACGGCGACGCTGTCGTCCAGGAGCCGCGAGGTCATCCGCCGCAACACCACGATCCTGCCGCTGTACTCACTGATGCTGGGCCTGCTCGCCCTGCTGGGATTCATGGCGATCGCGGCCGGGATCCAGGTGCAGAACGGCCAGCTGGCGATCCCGCAGCTGTTCGAGACGATGTTCCCCGACTGGTTCGCGGGCGTCGCCTTCGCGGCCATCGGCATCGGGGCCCTGGTCCCCGCGGCGATCATGTCCATCGCGGCGGCGAACCTCTTCACCCGCAACATCTACAAGGACTTCATCAAGCCGGACGCCACGCCCGCCCAGGAGACCAAGGTCTCCAAGCTGGTGTCCCTGCTGGTGAAGGTGGGCGCGCTGGCCTTCGTCCTCACCATGGACAAGACGGTCGCCATCAACTTCCAGCTCCTGGGCGGCATCTGGATCCTCCAGACCTTCCCGGCCCTCGTCGGCGGCCTCTTCACCCGCTGGTGCCACCGCTGGGCCCTCCTCGCCGGCTGGGCGGTCGGCATGCTCTACGGGACGATCGCCGCGTACGGCGTGGCCTCCCCCACGCAGAAGCACTTCGGCGGCTCCTCGGCGGAGATCCCCGGCATCGGCGAGATCGGCTACATCGGCCTGACCGCCTTCGTCCTCAACGTCGTGGTCACGGTGGTCCTCACCTTCGTCCTGCGGGCGTTCAAGGCTCCCGAAGGCATCGACGAGACCAGGCCGGAGGACTACAAGGCGGACGCGGGCGACGCGGGCGTCCAGGTGGAACTGCCGCCGGCGACGGCGGGGGCGGGGCACTAG
- a CDS encoding extracellular solute-binding protein — protein sequence MKRKLTTAICVAGMMVSIAACGGGEKKSSDTGADTKELTVWLTVDAQNNWPELVKAADAAIEKKHPGITITHEYYGWPDKNAKLDAVLATDKAPDVVEMGNTEMLAYMVKGAFAPLDAAKFDHSDAWLDGLKASVTYEGKTYGVPYYAGGRVANWRKDVFAAAGVKSTPKTYDELTAALDKVQKKRGDKFSAWYQPTRDWYAAMSFVYDAGGSIAVESGGKWKASLSSPESVKGLNEFKNVVDTYMHGDKTKDESDRYIVYGQGKSGMIFAPAWEGATAAAKENDKTGKLEGNVENFVMPGPSGKNLPVFLGGSDLAVPVKSDAQTVAAEWINAFTGPSGQKGLIEKGNLPNNKTDLATLKDDPATAVPATAAESNWFVPMAPGWGQVEKAQILQTMLQSIGTGKQSVEEAAKEADAEIDKVINNE from the coding sequence GTGAAGAGGAAGCTGACGACCGCGATCTGTGTCGCGGGCATGATGGTCTCCATCGCGGCGTGCGGGGGCGGCGAGAAGAAGAGCTCGGACACCGGCGCGGACACCAAGGAGCTGACGGTCTGGCTCACGGTGGACGCGCAGAACAACTGGCCGGAGCTGGTCAAGGCCGCCGACGCGGCGATCGAGAAGAAGCACCCCGGAATCACCATCACGCACGAGTACTACGGCTGGCCCGACAAGAACGCCAAGCTCGACGCCGTCCTTGCCACCGACAAGGCCCCCGACGTGGTCGAGATGGGCAACACAGAGATGCTCGCCTACATGGTCAAGGGCGCCTTCGCCCCCCTCGACGCGGCGAAGTTCGACCACTCCGACGCCTGGCTGGACGGCCTCAAGGCCTCCGTCACCTACGAGGGAAAGACCTACGGCGTCCCGTACTACGCCGGTGGCCGCGTCGCCAACTGGCGCAAGGACGTCTTCGCCGCGGCGGGCGTCAAGTCCACGCCGAAGACGTACGACGAGCTCACCGCCGCCCTCGACAAGGTCCAGAAGAAGCGGGGCGACAAGTTCAGCGCCTGGTACCAGCCCACCCGCGACTGGTACGCGGCCATGTCCTTCGTCTACGACGCCGGCGGCTCCATAGCCGTCGAGTCCGGCGGCAAGTGGAAGGCCAGTCTCTCCTCGCCCGAGTCCGTCAAGGGGCTCAACGAGTTCAAGAACGTCGTCGACACGTACATGCACGGCGACAAGACCAAGGACGAGTCCGACCGGTACATCGTCTACGGCCAGGGCAAGTCCGGCATGATCTTCGCCCCCGCCTGGGAGGGCGCGACCGCCGCGGCCAAGGAGAACGACAAGACCGGCAAGCTCGAGGGCAACGTCGAGAACTTCGTGATGCCCGGCCCGTCCGGCAAGAACCTCCCCGTCTTCCTCGGCGGTTCCGACCTCGCCGTCCCGGTGAAGTCCGACGCGCAGACCGTCGCCGCCGAGTGGATCAACGCCTTCACCGGCCCCTCCGGCCAGAAGGGCCTGATCGAGAAGGGCAACCTGCCCAACAACAAGACCGACCTCGCCACGCTGAAGGACGACCCGGCGACGGCGGTCCCGGCCACCGCGGCCGAGTCCAACTGGTTCGTCCCGATGGCCCCCGGGTGGGGTCAGGTCGAGAAGGCGCAGATCCTGCAGACGATGCTGCAGTCCATCGGCACCGGCAAGCAGTCGGTCGAGGAGGCCGCGAAGGAAGCGGACGCCGAGATCGACAAGGTCATCAACAACGAGTGA
- a CDS encoding carbohydrate ABC transporter permease produces the protein MSAADTTAPAKVPPARPAPPPPLPAVTGSSAKRLGGGTAVPWALLAPCLLILAVVLGYPLVRLVTLSFQAFGQSQLWGFKPAESVGFDNFSKVLGDSEFWAVVVRTIVFAAASVILTMVIGMAIALLLQRVSGWVKTLINIALVASWGMPIIVATTVFKWLFDSDYGIFNALLSKLPGVDMIGHNWFASGPQGLAVITLLVVWGAVPFVVITLGAGLTQVPKELEEAARLDGAGAWGVFRYVTLPILKPIIVMLTTLSVIWDMGVFPQVFVMRNGHPEAEFQLLTTYSYDKAFVVNDYAQGSAIALLTVLLLLGVIGVYMRQMLKIGEVE, from the coding sequence ATGAGTGCCGCAGACACGACTGCCCCTGCGAAGGTGCCGCCCGCGCGGCCGGCGCCGCCGCCGCCTCTGCCGGCGGTTACCGGGAGTTCGGCCAAACGTTTGGGAGGCGGAACCGCTGTCCCCTGGGCCCTCCTGGCCCCCTGCCTGCTGATTCTCGCCGTCGTCCTCGGCTATCCGCTGGTCCGCCTCGTCACCCTGTCCTTCCAGGCGTTCGGCCAGTCCCAGCTGTGGGGATTCAAGCCCGCCGAGTCGGTCGGCTTCGACAACTTCTCCAAGGTGCTGGGGGACAGCGAGTTCTGGGCGGTCGTCGTCCGGACCATCGTGTTCGCCGCCGCCTCCGTCATCCTCACGATGGTCATCGGCATGGCGATCGCCCTGCTGCTCCAGCGGGTCTCCGGCTGGGTGAAGACACTCATCAACATCGCGCTCGTGGCGAGTTGGGGCATGCCCATCATCGTCGCCACCACCGTCTTCAAATGGCTCTTCGACTCCGACTACGGCATTTTCAACGCGCTCCTCAGCAAGCTCCCCGGCGTCGACATGATCGGACACAACTGGTTCGCCAGCGGACCGCAGGGCCTGGCCGTGATCACGCTGCTCGTGGTGTGGGGCGCGGTGCCGTTCGTCGTCATCACCCTCGGCGCCGGACTCACCCAGGTCCCCAAGGAGTTGGAGGAGGCCGCCCGCCTCGACGGCGCCGGCGCGTGGGGAGTGTTCCGCTACGTCACCCTCCCCATCCTCAAGCCGATCATCGTGATGCTCACGACCCTCTCCGTCATCTGGGACATGGGCGTCTTCCCCCAGGTCTTCGTGATGCGCAACGGCCACCCGGAGGCCGAGTTCCAGTTGCTCACGACCTACTCGTACGACAAGGCGTTCGTCGTCAACGACTACGCGCAGGGCTCGGCGATCGCACTGCTGACCGTGCTGCTGCTGCTCGGCGTGATCGGCGTCTACATGCGCCAGATGCTGAAGATCGGAGAGGTCGAATGA
- a CDS encoding GntR family transcriptional regulator, whose amino-acid sequence MSTDVSSAENENGATVRTARVPKYYRLKKHLLDMTETLPPGTPVPPERTLAAEFDTSRTTVRQALQELVVEGRLERIQGKGTFVAKPKVAQTLQLTSYTEDMRAQGLEPTSQLLDIGYITADDTLAGQLDITAGGRVLRIERLRMANGEPMAIETTHLSAKRFPALRRSLVKYTSLYTALAEVYDVRLAEAEETIETSLATPREAGLLGTDVGLPMLMLSRHSLDREGQPVEWVRSVYRGDRYKFVARLKRPQD is encoded by the coding sequence ATGAGCACCGACGTCAGCAGTGCGGAGAACGAGAACGGGGCGACCGTCCGTACCGCACGCGTGCCCAAGTACTACCGCCTGAAGAAGCATCTGCTCGACATGACCGAGACGCTGCCGCCCGGCACGCCGGTGCCTCCCGAGCGCACCCTCGCCGCCGAGTTCGACACCTCGCGCACGACCGTGCGGCAGGCGCTGCAGGAGCTGGTCGTCGAGGGGCGGCTGGAGCGCATCCAGGGCAAGGGCACGTTCGTCGCCAAACCGAAGGTCGCCCAGACGCTGCAACTCACCTCGTACACCGAGGACATGCGCGCCCAGGGCCTCGAACCCACCTCCCAGCTGCTGGACATCGGCTACATCACCGCCGACGACACCCTGGCGGGGCAGCTCGACATCACCGCCGGCGGCCGGGTCCTGCGCATCGAGCGCCTCCGCATGGCGAACGGCGAGCCGATGGCGATCGAGACGACCCACCTGAGCGCCAAGCGTTTCCCGGCCCTGCGCAGGTCACTGGTCAAGTACACCTCCCTCTACACCGCGCTGGCCGAGGTGTACGACGTCCGTCTCGCCGAGGCCGAGGAGACCATCGAGACCTCGCTGGCCACCCCGCGCGAGGCCGGCCTGCTGGGCACGGACGTGGGCCTGCCCATGCTGATGCTCTCCCGGCACTCCCTGGACAGGGAAGGGCAGCCGGTGGAGTGGGTGCGCTCGGTGTACCGGGGTGACCGGTACAAGTTCGTGGCAAGGCTCAAGCGCCCACAGGACTGA